From one Pseudomonas fluorescens genomic stretch:
- a CDS encoding DUF1120 domain-containing protein, whose amino-acid sequence MKKTHFWLACTLLSLTSVQSQASTAELTVEGTIVPNACLPTLDGGGRVDYGVLAVGDLRENQDYYILPEKQINFAITCNSPTLFAVKTTDNRYDSSLTESTRFGLGQHEGQSIGNYGVGSATSRTQLDGQPAQGTTSTDNGQNWNGPRQIFWLGNTSVEPGYLLAYTHTTAAPPPATSLNSNLLVYSFIDKRLNINSDVRIDGSATLEIVYL is encoded by the coding sequence ATGAAAAAGACTCATTTCTGGCTCGCATGCACATTGCTGAGCCTCACCAGCGTTCAAAGCCAGGCCAGTACTGCTGAGCTGACCGTAGAAGGCACCATTGTTCCCAATGCCTGCTTACCCACTCTCGACGGCGGTGGTCGCGTGGATTATGGCGTGCTGGCGGTGGGAGATCTCAGGGAAAACCAGGACTACTACATACTCCCTGAAAAGCAAATCAACTTCGCGATCACCTGTAACAGCCCCACCCTGTTTGCCGTAAAAACCACAGACAACCGCTATGACAGCAGCTTGACCGAGTCAACGAGATTTGGACTGGGCCAGCACGAGGGTCAAAGCATTGGCAATTACGGCGTAGGATCAGCCACCAGCAGAACCCAACTTGATGGCCAGCCCGCTCAGGGCACAACTTCAACCGATAACGGACAAAACTGGAACGGGCCAAGGCAAATCTTCTGGCTAGGCAATACGAGCGTGGAGCCGGGGTATCTATTGGCGTACACCCATACCACTGCTGCACCACCACCTGCCACAAGCCTGAACTCGAACCTGCTGGTCTATTCGTTTATAGACAAGCGTTTGAACATCAACAGTGATGTGCGCATCGACGGTAGCGCGACTCTCGAAATCGTTTATCTCTGA
- a CDS encoding acyl-CoA dehydrogenase family protein, translated as MQDLELTEEQIMIRDMARDFARGEIAPHAQAWEKAGWIDDGVVKKMGELGLLGMVVPEQWGGSYTDYVAYALAVEEIAAGDGATGALMSIHNSVGCGPLLAYGSAEQQQTWLERLASGQVIGCFCLTEPQAGSEAHNLRTRAELQGDHWVINGAKQFVSNARRAGLAIVFAVTDPELGKKGISAFLVPTDNDGFVVDRSEHKMGIRASDTCAVTLNNCRIPAANMLGERGKGLAIALSNLEGGRIGIAAQALGIARAAFEAALLYSRERIQFGKPINEHQSIANLLADMQVQINAARLLILHAARLRSAGKPCLSEASQAKLFASEMAERVCSKAIQVHGGYGYLEDYPVERYYRDARITQIYEGSSEIQRMLIARELKHYPL; from the coding sequence ATGCAAGACCTGGAACTGACTGAAGAACAGATCATGATCCGCGACATGGCCCGGGACTTCGCCCGCGGCGAGATCGCCCCCCATGCCCAGGCCTGGGAAAAGGCCGGCTGGATCGACGACGGCGTCGTGAAAAAGATGGGCGAGCTGGGCCTGCTGGGCATGGTCGTGCCCGAGCAATGGGGCGGCAGCTACACCGACTACGTCGCCTACGCCCTGGCGGTCGAAGAGATCGCCGCTGGCGACGGTGCTACCGGCGCACTGATGAGCATCCACAACTCGGTGGGCTGCGGCCCCCTGCTGGCCTATGGCAGCGCCGAGCAACAACAGACCTGGCTCGAACGCCTGGCCAGCGGGCAAGTGATTGGCTGCTTCTGCCTGACCGAACCCCAGGCCGGCTCCGAGGCCCACAACCTGCGCACCCGCGCCGAACTGCAGGGCGATCACTGGGTGATCAATGGCGCCAAGCAGTTCGTCAGCAATGCCCGGCGCGCCGGGCTTGCCATCGTCTTCGCGGTGACCGACCCGGAGCTGGGCAAAAAAGGCATCTCGGCCTTCCTGGTACCCACCGACAACGACGGCTTCGTGGTCGATCGCAGCGAACACAAGATGGGCATCCGTGCCTCCGACACCTGCGCGGTCACCCTGAACAACTGCCGTATCCCGGCGGCCAACATGCTCGGTGAGCGCGGCAAGGGCCTGGCCATTGCCCTGTCCAACCTCGAAGGCGGGCGCATCGGCATCGCCGCCCAGGCTTTGGGCATCGCCCGCGCAGCGTTCGAGGCGGCGCTGCTGTACTCACGCGAGCGCATCCAGTTCGGCAAGCCGATCAACGAGCACCAGAGCATTGCCAACCTGCTGGCCGACATGCAGGTGCAGATCAACGCCGCACGGCTGTTGATTCTCCACGCCGCCCGCCTGCGCAGCGCCGGCAAGCCGTGCCTGAGCGAGGCCTCACAGGCCAAACTGTTCGCCTCGGAAATGGCCGAGCGGGTGTGTTCCAAGGCCATTCAGGTGCATGGCGGTTATGGGTATCTGGAAGACTATCCAGTCGAGCGGTATTACCGCGATGCGCGGATCACCCAGATCTACGAAGGCTCGAGCGAGATCCAGCGCATGTTGATTGCGCGGGAGCTCAAGCACTATCCGCTATAA
- a CDS encoding DUF1120 domain-containing protein, whose product MKLALTRVCMLLGLTSVGAIASTTEVSLTGTLSPSACTPSLSANGNIDYGLLVIDDLESQGPDYYKLPEKDIAFTINCASPTVFAVKPSDNRFPSSSSELSFHFGLGLHNEAPIGYYTMRFSASTIELDGREGYPASSRDFGQSWSGATGGYFGDTNKDSGLRHAYTHFPTSDPAPKPATRVSVKLFVSGFLSRQLPINGAVHLDGSTTLEIVYL is encoded by the coding sequence ATGAAATTAGCGTTGACCCGGGTCTGCATGTTACTGGGACTGACCAGTGTCGGTGCCATTGCCAGCACCACTGAGGTGAGCCTGACCGGAACCCTCAGCCCCTCTGCCTGTACACCCTCATTGAGCGCCAATGGCAATATTGACTATGGCTTGCTGGTAATAGACGACCTCGAAAGCCAGGGCCCCGACTATTACAAACTGCCAGAAAAGGACATCGCCTTTACAATCAATTGCGCCAGCCCTACGGTGTTCGCAGTGAAGCCGAGCGACAACCGTTTTCCCAGCAGTTCGTCCGAGCTCAGTTTTCACTTTGGCCTCGGGCTACACAACGAGGCGCCCATTGGCTACTACACGATGCGGTTTTCGGCCTCGACCATCGAACTGGATGGCCGCGAAGGTTACCCGGCCTCCTCCCGTGATTTCGGACAAAGCTGGAGCGGTGCCACAGGCGGCTATTTTGGCGACACCAACAAAGACTCCGGTTTACGCCATGCCTATACTCATTTCCCGACCAGCGACCCGGCGCCAAAACCGGCCACACGTGTAAGCGTCAAACTGTTTGTCAGCGGTTTCCTCTCCAGGCAGCTGCCTATCAACGGTGCAGTGCACCTCGATGGCAGCACGACATTGGAGATTGTTTACCTCTGA
- the pedF gene encoding cytochrome c-550 PedF produces the protein MRTAKNAWLSLIVSAGLMSSAGAIAHGNVTPTAVNTGNLEKLGDQWRAENPYRNSKDHDEAVSIGASAYNQNCAACHGLEAKSGGIAPDLRLLDEGAAGDEWFVERVRNGAVRDGRVYMPKMADYLSQEALWAVRSYLDSVHVEE, from the coding sequence ATGAGAACAGCAAAAAACGCCTGGTTGAGCCTGATCGTGAGTGCCGGGCTGATGAGCAGCGCCGGGGCCATAGCCCATGGCAACGTGACGCCAACCGCGGTCAATACCGGCAACCTGGAAAAACTCGGTGATCAGTGGCGCGCAGAAAACCCTTATCGCAACAGCAAGGACCACGACGAGGCGGTGTCCATTGGCGCCTCGGCCTATAACCAGAACTGCGCCGCCTGCCATGGTCTTGAAGCCAAATCCGGCGGCATTGCCCCGGACCTGCGCCTGCTCGATGAAGGTGCCGCCGGTGATGAGTGGTTTGTCGAGCGGGTGCGCAATGGTGCGGTACGCGACGGCCGGGTGTACATGCCGAAAATGGCGGATTACCTGAGCCAGGAGGCGCTCTGGGCGGTGCGCAGTTACCTCGACAGCGTGCACGTCGAAGAATAG
- a CDS encoding sugar diacid recognition domain-containing protein: MFELDHDLAQDIVDRAMAILPCNVNVMDSQGLILGSGEPQRINTRHEGAQLVLANGRIVELDVDAAKCLKGVQPGVNLPLLLDGRLIGVLGLTGDPQQLRTYAELVRMTAEMLLAQRHLQVEQQWRKQRCDDLLALLLGGTGDSPRLVDEARQLGLKPQLARVPCLFELEAGHDAQTLASWLMSRYPDSWCVSPARQSLLWCRPAGAALDESRLLDRLQRHGWHVQRLASGSAAQSLEQLRRGYRRVRDLLAYGREVLPDERLLTLARLRLPALLWRHRNDDALDELLEPLQRIRAKDNSGQLLATLRAWCAHDGQSQACADALGIHRNSLRYRLERIAELSEVDPLRMEGMLSLYLGLQLLPADA, from the coding sequence ATGTTCGAACTGGACCATGACCTGGCACAGGATATCGTCGACCGGGCGATGGCCATTCTGCCTTGCAACGTCAATGTCATGGACAGCCAGGGCCTGATTCTTGGCAGTGGCGAACCGCAGCGTATCAATACTCGCCATGAAGGTGCGCAACTGGTATTGGCCAATGGGCGTATCGTCGAGCTGGATGTCGACGCGGCCAAGTGCCTCAAGGGTGTGCAACCCGGAGTGAACCTGCCGCTGCTGCTCGACGGGCGGTTGATTGGCGTATTGGGCCTGACCGGCGACCCGCAGCAGTTGCGCACCTACGCAGAACTGGTGCGCATGACCGCCGAAATGCTCCTGGCGCAGCGCCATTTGCAGGTCGAGCAGCAATGGCGCAAGCAGCGTTGCGACGACTTGCTGGCCTTGTTGCTGGGCGGTACCGGGGATTCGCCACGATTGGTCGACGAAGCCCGGCAACTGGGTTTGAAACCGCAACTGGCGCGGGTTCCCTGCCTGTTCGAACTGGAAGCCGGGCATGATGCGCAAACTTTGGCCAGCTGGCTGATGAGCCGCTACCCGGACAGCTGGTGCGTGAGCCCGGCGCGCCAGTCATTGCTCTGGTGCCGGCCCGCGGGCGCAGCCCTGGACGAGTCGCGCCTGCTCGACAGGCTGCAACGTCACGGTTGGCATGTCCAGCGCCTGGCCAGCGGCTCGGCGGCGCAGAGCCTTGAGCAATTGCGCCGGGGTTACCGGCGCGTGCGTGACTTGCTGGCCTACGGCCGTGAGGTACTGCCCGATGAGCGACTGCTCACGCTGGCACGTTTACGGCTTCCGGCGCTGCTCTGGCGCCACCGCAACGACGACGCCCTGGACGAATTGCTCGAACCCTTGCAGCGCATCCGTGCCAAGGACAACAGCGGCCAGTTGCTGGCCACCTTGCGTGCCTGGTGCGCCCACGACGGCCAGAGCCAGGCCTGCGCCGATGCCCTGGGCATCCACCGCAACAGCTTACGCTACCGGCTGGAGCGCATCGCCGAGCTGAGTGAGGTCGACCCATTGCGCATGGAAGGGATGCTCAGCCTGTACCTGGGCTTGCAGTTGTTGCCGGCTGATGCCTGA
- a CDS encoding enoyl-CoA hydratase/isomerase family protein, giving the protein MTAHAQAPTDAQVLAQVRNHIGHLTLNRPAGLNALTLDMVRSLQRQLDAWASDTQVHAVVLRGEGPKGFCAGGDIRSLYDSYKAGDSLHRDFFVEEYALDLCIHHYPKPVLALMDGFTLGGGMGLAQGADLRVVTERSRLAMPETAIGYFPDVGGSYFLSRIPGELGTYLGVSGVQVQAADALYCGLADWYLDSSELANLDERLNALSFGKQPLKDLQGVLAKLGTQVLEDAPLARLRPAIDHFFALPDVGSIVEQLRAVTVADSHEWAVKTADLLDSRSPLGMAVTLEMLRRGRHLSLEDCFKMELHLDRQWFEHGDLIEGVRALIIDKDKQPRWNPATLAGLSRQRVDQFFEGL; this is encoded by the coding sequence ATGACCGCGCACGCTCAAGCGCCAACTGATGCCCAGGTACTGGCACAGGTTCGCAACCATATCGGTCACTTGACCCTCAACCGCCCCGCCGGCCTTAACGCCCTGACCCTGGACATGGTCCGCAGCCTGCAGCGCCAGCTCGACGCCTGGGCCAGCGACACGCAGGTGCACGCCGTGGTGCTGCGCGGTGAAGGCCCGAAAGGCTTCTGCGCCGGTGGCGACATCCGTTCGCTGTACGACAGCTACAAGGCCGGTGACAGCCTGCACCGGGATTTCTTCGTCGAGGAATACGCCCTCGACCTGTGCATCCACCATTACCCCAAGCCGGTCCTCGCCCTGATGGACGGTTTCACCCTCGGCGGCGGCATGGGCCTGGCCCAGGGTGCCGACCTGCGGGTGGTCACCGAGCGCAGCCGCCTGGCCATGCCGGAAACCGCCATCGGTTACTTTCCCGATGTGGGCGGCAGCTATTTCCTTTCGCGCATTCCCGGCGAGCTGGGCACCTACCTGGGCGTCAGCGGCGTGCAGGTGCAGGCGGCCGATGCGCTGTATTGCGGCCTGGCCGACTGGTACCTGGACAGCAGCGAGCTCGCCAATCTCGATGAACGCCTCAATGCCTTGAGCTTTGGTAAACAGCCGCTCAAGGACCTGCAAGGCGTGCTGGCCAAGCTCGGCACCCAGGTGCTCGAAGACGCGCCGCTGGCGCGGTTGCGCCCGGCCATCGATCACTTCTTCGCCCTGCCCGACGTTGGCAGTATCGTGGAGCAACTGCGGGCCGTGACCGTGGCCGACAGCCACGAATGGGCGGTGAAAACCGCCGACCTGCTGGACAGCCGTTCGCCGCTCGGCATGGCCGTAACCCTGGAGATGCTGCGTCGGGGTCGCCACCTGAGTCTTGAAGACTGCTTCAAGATGGAGCTGCACCTGGACCGCCAATGGTTCGAGCATGGCGACCTGATCGAAGGCGTGCGCGCGCTGATCATCGACAAGGACAAGCAGCCACGCTGGAACCCCGCCACCCTCGCCGGCCTCAGCCGCCAGCGCGTGGATCAATTCTTCGAAGGCCTCTGA
- the nahK gene encoding hybrid sensor histidine kinase/response regulator NahK/ErcS': MACTSTRPSPASPSAGPVANLNSDQRLAELQRANHKLLRINAALIERLESGAARPDDSYAAFQHSVVLAEQVRERTDALNQTLVELKASNHLLSDARLRAETAHQHLVDAIESISDAFVLFDPDLRIVLFNSRFKAFWAGSRIRIISGMRLAEVKRLMHSSGLFSEEQRGASDEHLLYRLQDGRWLQVSERPTQDGGRVMLFTDITEVKHSETRRREQAVAQRSYLLQRAVDNLSQGVAMVNADGVLELWNRRFLELSGLAPIAAHRSFTEVIADSELALLTPASRDGNGRCVHELEQRLYDGRMLEIRTHPLPTGGFVNTFTDITERYQHAEALSESERWIRLITDHVPALIAYLNAELVYEFTNKVYEQWYCWPPGVMLGQNLREVHSPEHYQRLEGYIERALAGESVTFECAETHVNGQQRYMLRSYVPNRLANGEVVGIFVLIRDITERRRTAEALHQAYQNLEVRVRERTAELNKAKQDAEQANLSKTKFLAAVSHDLLQPLNAARLFTSALLEQSSANPALVRNVSNSLDDVESLLGTLVDISKLDAGVIKADLATFAVSDLLDNLAAEYAHAAASEGLCLAYVPCGVSVHSDIQLLARILRNLLSNAIRYTPRGRVLLGCRRRGKALWIEVWDTGIGIAEERREEVFQAFKRGDVQRPDQDRGLGLGLAIVDKIAGILGHRLQLRSVPGKGSVFAIEVPRSRHTPKRVAEPDLSEPLRERLDGARIWVLDNDAAICAGMRTLLEQWGCEVVTALSEQDLARQVAINHAPADLLIADYHLDNGRNGVDAVAAINAQRRTPLATLMITANYSNELKQQVRECGHTLMHKPVRPMKLKAAISHLLGSELSAPGAR, from the coding sequence ATGGCATGCACATCAACCAGACCTTCACCGGCGTCGCCATCGGCCGGCCCCGTGGCCAACTTGAACAGTGACCAGCGCCTGGCCGAGCTGCAACGGGCCAACCACAAGCTGCTGCGCATCAATGCCGCGCTGATCGAACGCCTGGAATCGGGGGCGGCGCGGCCGGACGACTCCTATGCGGCGTTCCAGCATTCGGTGGTGCTGGCCGAACAGGTGCGCGAACGTACCGATGCCCTGAACCAGACCCTGGTCGAGCTCAAGGCCAGCAACCATTTGCTCAGCGATGCGCGCTTGCGTGCCGAAACCGCCCACCAGCACCTGGTCGACGCCATCGAGAGCATCTCTGACGCCTTTGTGCTGTTTGACCCGGACTTGCGCATCGTTCTGTTCAACAGCCGCTTCAAAGCGTTCTGGGCCGGGAGCCGCATCCGTATCATCAGCGGCATGCGCCTGGCCGAGGTCAAGCGCCTGATGCACAGCAGCGGCCTGTTCAGTGAAGAACAGCGCGGGGCCAGCGACGAGCACCTGTTGTATCGTCTGCAAGACGGGCGTTGGTTGCAAGTCAGTGAACGGCCGACCCAGGATGGCGGGCGGGTGATGCTGTTTACCGATATCACCGAGGTCAAGCACAGCGAAACCCGGCGCCGCGAGCAGGCGGTGGCGCAGAGGTCGTACCTGCTGCAACGAGCGGTCGACAACCTGTCCCAGGGTGTGGCCATGGTCAATGCCGATGGCGTATTGGAACTGTGGAACCGGCGCTTTCTCGAACTCAGCGGCCTGGCGCCGATAGCAGCACACCGCAGCTTTACCGAGGTGATCGCCGACAGCGAACTGGCCTTGCTGACCCCGGCCAGCCGCGACGGCAACGGCCGCTGCGTGCATGAGCTGGAACAGCGCCTGTACGACGGGCGCATGCTCGAAATCCGCACCCACCCGTTGCCCACTGGCGGCTTCGTCAATACCTTCACCGACATCACCGAGCGCTACCAGCACGCCGAAGCCCTGAGCGAAAGCGAGCGCTGGATCCGCCTGATCACCGACCATGTGCCGGCGCTGATTGCCTACCTCAACGCCGAACTGGTCTACGAGTTCACCAACAAGGTCTACGAGCAGTGGTACTGCTGGCCGCCGGGGGTGATGCTCGGGCAGAACCTGCGCGAGGTGCACAGCCCCGAGCATTACCAGCGCCTGGAGGGCTACATCGAGCGGGCGCTGGCCGGCGAGAGCGTGACCTTCGAGTGCGCCGAAACCCACGTCAACGGCCAGCAGCGCTACATGCTGCGCTCCTACGTGCCCAACCGCCTGGCCAATGGCGAAGTAGTGGGGATCTTCGTGCTGATCCGCGACATCACCGAACGGCGGCGCACCGCCGAGGCCCTGCATCAGGCCTACCAGAACCTCGAAGTGCGGGTGCGCGAACGCACCGCCGAACTGAACAAGGCCAAGCAGGACGCCGAGCAGGCCAACCTGTCGAAGACCAAGTTCCTCGCAGCCGTCAGCCATGACCTGCTGCAACCCTTGAATGCGGCGCGGCTGTTTACCAGTGCCTTGCTCGAACAGAGCAGCGCCAACCCGGCGCTGGTACGCAATGTCAGCAACTCGCTGGATGACGTCGAGAGCCTGCTTGGCACCTTGGTGGACATCTCCAAGCTCGATGCCGGGGTGATCAAGGCCGACTTGGCCACCTTCGCCGTCAGTGACCTGCTCGACAATCTCGCTGCCGAATATGCCCATGCCGCTGCCAGTGAAGGCCTGTGCCTGGCCTATGTACCGTGCGGCGTGAGCGTACACAGCGATATCCAGTTACTGGCGCGGATCCTGCGCAACCTGCTCAGCAATGCCATCCGCTATACCCCCCGTGGCCGCGTGCTGCTTGGCTGCAGGCGGCGTGGCAAGGCGCTGTGGATTGAAGTCTGGGACACCGGCATCGGCATTGCCGAGGAGCGCCGCGAGGAGGTGTTCCAGGCGTTCAAACGCGGCGATGTGCAACGCCCAGATCAGGACCGCGGGCTGGGTCTTGGCCTGGCTATCGTCGACAAAATTGCCGGGATTCTCGGCCATCGTCTGCAGTTGCGCTCAGTACCGGGCAAGGGTTCGGTGTTTGCCATCGAAGTGCCGCGTAGCCGGCACACGCCGAAGCGGGTGGCTGAGCCTGACCTGAGCGAGCCGCTGCGTGAACGCCTGGACGGCGCGCGGATCTGGGTGCTGGATAACGACGCGGCGATCTGCGCGGGTATGCGCACCTTGCTCGAACAATGGGGCTGCGAGGTGGTGACGGCGTTGAGCGAGCAGGACCTGGCGCGTCAGGTGGCGATCAACCACGCCCCGGCTGACCTGCTGATCGCCGACTATCACCTGGACAACGGCCGCAATGGCGTCGATGCCGTGGCGGCGATCAACGCCCAGCGGCGTACACCGCTGGCGACGCTGATGATCACCGCCAACTACAGCAACGAGCTCAAGCAGCAGGTCCGTGAGTGCGGCCACACCCTGATGCACAAACCGGTGCGGCCGATGAAGCTAAAGGCGGCCATCAGCCACCTGCTGGGCAGTGAACTCAGCGCGCCAGGCGCCCGCTGA
- a CDS encoding MFS transporter has translation MSNSPAPDQGQDVTRNALYRRITLRLIPFIFICYLFNYLDRVNVGFAKLQMLDALKFSETIYGLGAGIFFIGYVLCGLPSNLALNRFGPRRWIALMMIAWGTLSTCLLFVTTPMEFYVLRLFTGAAEAGFFPGIVLYLSRWFPATRRGRIMALFMSAIPVSGLLGGPFSGWILNHFAAGQHGLAGWQWMFLIQGLPTVVLGVLAIFLLSDGYATAKWLSPGERDMIKHDLAVDAASRPATTSDSVLSVFANPLIWTFGFVYFCIQSGVYAINFWLPSIIKNLGFSDALVIGWLSAIPYLLAGVFMLLVGRSADLRNERRWHLVVPMLMGALGLLIAVNFAHSPVIAILGLSIATMGALTGLPMFWPMPTALLSAGTAVAGLAIINSVGQMAGFLSPYLVGFIKDQTGSTDAALYSLAGLIVFGSLVTLRVSRVRAAGAVAEPVN, from the coding sequence ATGTCTAACAGCCCTGCCCCTGACCAAGGCCAAGACGTCACCCGCAACGCGCTGTACCGGCGCATTACCCTGCGGCTGATTCCCTTCATCTTCATCTGCTACCTGTTCAACTACCTGGACCGGGTCAACGTCGGCTTCGCCAAGCTGCAGATGCTCGATGCGCTGAAGTTCAGCGAAACCATCTACGGCCTCGGTGCCGGGATATTCTTTATCGGTTACGTGCTGTGCGGCCTGCCCAGCAACCTGGCGCTCAACCGCTTCGGCCCGCGGCGCTGGATCGCGCTGATGATGATCGCCTGGGGCACGTTGTCGACCTGCTTGCTGTTCGTCACCACGCCCATGGAGTTCTATGTGCTGCGCCTGTTTACCGGCGCGGCCGAAGCGGGCTTCTTCCCCGGCATCGTGCTGTACCTCTCGCGCTGGTTCCCGGCTACCCGCCGCGGGCGGATCATGGCCCTGTTCATGTCGGCGATCCCGGTCTCGGGTCTGCTCGGCGGGCCGTTCTCCGGCTGGATCCTCAACCACTTCGCCGCCGGCCAGCACGGCCTGGCCGGCTGGCAGTGGATGTTCCTGATCCAGGGCCTGCCTACCGTGGTACTGGGCGTGCTGGCGATCTTCCTGCTCAGTGACGGCTATGCCACGGCCAAGTGGCTGAGCCCGGGCGAGCGCGACATGATCAAGCACGACCTGGCGGTCGATGCGGCCAGCAGACCGGCAACCACCAGCGACAGCGTGCTGTCGGTGTTCGCCAACCCGCTGATCTGGACCTTCGGCTTCGTCTACTTCTGCATCCAGAGCGGCGTCTACGCGATCAACTTCTGGCTGCCGTCGATCATCAAAAACCTGGGTTTCAGCGATGCCCTGGTGATCGGTTGGCTCAGTGCGATCCCATATCTGCTGGCCGGTGTGTTCATGCTCCTGGTCGGGCGCTCGGCGGACCTGCGCAACGAACGGCGCTGGCACCTGGTGGTACCGATGCTGATGGGCGCCCTGGGCTTGCTGATCGCGGTGAACTTCGCCCACAGCCCGGTCATCGCCATTCTCGGCCTGAGCATCGCCACCATGGGCGCCCTCACCGGCCTGCCGATGTTCTGGCCGATGCCTACCGCGCTGCTCAGCGCTGGCACTGCAGTGGCGGGCCTGGCGATCATCAACTCGGTCGGGCAGATGGCCGGGTTCCTGAGCCCTTACCTGGTCGGTTTCATCAAGGACCAGACAGGTTCGACCGATGCGGCGCTGTATTCGCTGGCAGGGTTGATCGTGTTTGGTAGTTTGGTGACGCTGCGGGTTTCGCGGGTGCGGGCTGCTGGGGCGGTGGCTGAACCGGTGAACTGA
- a CDS encoding aldo/keto reductase: MIYRPLGQSGLQVSALTLGSMMFGEPTSAEDSLRIIDKAWDQGINFIDTADVYNAGRSEEIVGEAIARNRHDWILASKVGFGPADGLPNRSGLSRKHIFNAIDASLTRLGSDYLDIYYLHREDHNTPLEVTVSAIGDLLRQGKIRHWGVSNFRGWRIAEICNLAERLGVAKPVVSQPLYNIVNRQAEPEQFTAAAYHGLGIVPFSPLARGVLSGKYAPNASPDANSRAGRQDKRILETEWRPESLQIAQKIHAYTQAKGVGMVEFAIAWVLNNKLISSAIVGPRTEAQWDTYSGALAVKITAEDEAFIDSLVTPGHASTHGYNDSAHFVSGRLAR, from the coding sequence ATGATCTACCGTCCTCTGGGCCAAAGCGGCCTGCAGGTGTCTGCACTGACCCTGGGCAGCATGATGTTCGGCGAGCCGACCAGCGCCGAAGACTCGCTGCGCATCATCGACAAGGCCTGGGACCAAGGCATCAATTTCATCGACACTGCCGACGTCTACAACGCCGGGCGCAGTGAAGAAATCGTCGGCGAGGCCATCGCCCGCAACCGCCACGACTGGATCCTCGCCTCCAAGGTCGGCTTCGGCCCCGCCGATGGCCTGCCCAACCGCAGCGGCCTGAGCCGCAAGCACATCTTCAATGCCATCGACGCCAGCCTGACCCGCCTGGGCAGCGACTACCTGGACATCTATTACCTGCACCGCGAAGACCACAACACCCCGCTGGAGGTTACCGTCAGCGCCATTGGCGACCTGCTGCGCCAGGGCAAGATTCGCCACTGGGGGGTGTCCAACTTCCGCGGCTGGCGCATTGCCGAAATCTGCAACCTGGCCGAGCGCCTGGGGGTGGCCAAGCCTGTGGTCAGCCAGCCGCTGTACAACATCGTCAACCGCCAGGCCGAACCCGAGCAATTTACCGCTGCCGCCTACCATGGCCTGGGTATCGTGCCGTTCAGCCCGCTGGCCCGAGGCGTGCTCAGCGGCAAGTACGCACCCAATGCCAGCCCCGACGCCAACAGCCGCGCCGGGCGTCAGGACAAGCGCATCCTGGAAACCGAATGGCGCCCCGAATCGCTGCAAATCGCCCAGAAAATCCACGCCTATACCCAAGCCAAGGGCGTGGGCATGGTCGAGTTCGCGATTGCCTGGGTGCTCAACAACAAGCTGATCAGTTCGGCGATTGTCGGCCCGCGCACCGAAGCCCAGTGGGACACCTACAGTGGCGCACTGGCGGTGAAGATCACGGCTGAAGACGAAGCCTTCATCGATTCGCTGGTCACTCCCGGCCACGCCTCGACCCACGGCTACAACGACAGCGCGCACTTCGTCAGCGGGCGCCTGGCGCGCTGA